Genomic segment of Ewingella sp. CoE-038-23:
GCGATGTACAACGAAACTCGTAACCAGACTCCAATCAGCGTTCCAGCGACTGGCGCGGTTCCAGCTACTTCTGGTTTTGCTAACAAAACCAAAGGCATCGAGTTCGTTGCACAGTACCAATTCGAAAACGGCCTGCGTCCTTCTGTAGGTTACGTACAGTCTAAAGCTCACGATATCGAAAACGGTATCGGCGATGCAGACATCGTTAAATACTTCGAAGTGGGCGCAACTTACTACTTCAACAAAAACATGTACGTTTATGTTGACTACCTGATCAACCAACTTAACGACGACAACAAGCTGGGCCTGAACACCGACGATATCACTACCGTTGCCCTGACTTACCGTTTCTAAGTTGATTCAAAGCATTATTACCCGTTTCTGTGTCTGAAAATGGTAATGGTAAAAGGCAGAGTTTCATTGGCTCTGCCTTTTTTTCGTCTTGAATTTGCCTCGCTGGCCTTTCGTTCTCATACCTTACACTTCAATCGCTTAACCCATAGCCTGAAGGTATAGCGCTGCACTAAACAAGTATTCGTCACTTCGCAACTCGCATGGAATAGTCGTGTTTTCCTTTATTAGCTGCCCAAGTTAAGGAGCACCAAGTCTATGCAAACCATTCCCAAACCTTATTTACTGTTTTTAGGTGATGTGACCGATCCGCTGGCAGTCAAAACGGCGCGCGGCATCCACCATTGGCGCCTTGAGGTCTGTATCGGCCAACTACGTCTGGCGGAGGACTCCATTTCTCTCGGCTTGGAAGAAATGGATGTGGTTACAGCCAAGCAGCAGGGGGCGAAAACCATGGTGCTGGGCACCGCCAACTCTGGCGGCAAGCTTCCTGGGCATTGGTTAACATCCATTAAAGCGGCGATCCGCGCCGGTTTAAACGTGGCGAACGGCTTGCATCAAGGGTTGAATGATGTTCCTGAGCTGGTGGAGCTTGCCAAACAGTATCAGGTGGAACTGTTTGACGTGCGCCATATGCAACCCGCGTTGGACACCGGGACTGGCAAACGCCGTGGCGGAAAACGTATTTTGACCGTCGGCACCGACTGCTCTGTCGGCAAGATGTACAGCTCGCTGGCGCTGGAAGCGGCGCTGCGCCAGCTGGATATTCAGGCAGATTTTCGCGCCACCGGGCAGACCGGCATCTTAGTCGCCGGAGCCGGAATTGCCATTGATGCGGTGATTGCCGATTTTATCTCCGGCGCGGTAGAAACACTGGCTCCGGCCAATCAAGACAATCATTGGGACATTATCGAGGGGCAGGGATCGCTGTTCCACCCATCGTTTGCCGGGGTAAGCATGGGGCTGATCCACGGCGCACAGGCCGATTTGCTGGTCATGTGTCATGAGCTTGGCCGTCCGCATATGCGCCATTTACCTCATATGCCGCTGCCAAGTTTACGCCAGTGCGTAGAAACCAATCTCGCGGCGGCGCGGCTGACCAGCCCACATGTTCGACTGGCCGGTTTCTCACTCAACACTTCGGCGGTGGATGAGCAACAGGCCAAAGCCGCACTAGCGGAAATTAGCGCCGAGTTTGGCGTGCCGGCGACCGATCCCGTGCGCTTTGGTATGCAAGAGGTGGCGCAGTGGATCAAAGAACAGGGCTGATTTACCG
This window contains:
- the dgcN gene encoding N-acetyltransferase DgcN, whose product is MQTIPKPYLLFLGDVTDPLAVKTARGIHHWRLEVCIGQLRLAEDSISLGLEEMDVVTAKQQGAKTMVLGTANSGGKLPGHWLTSIKAAIRAGLNVANGLHQGLNDVPELVELAKQYQVELFDVRHMQPALDTGTGKRRGGKRILTVGTDCSVGKMYSSLALEAALRQLDIQADFRATGQTGILVAGAGIAIDAVIADFISGAVETLAPANQDNHWDIIEGQGSLFHPSFAGVSMGLIHGAQADLLVMCHELGRPHMRHLPHMPLPSLRQCVETNLAAARLTSPHVRLAGFSLNTSAVDEQQAKAALAEISAEFGVPATDPVRFGMQEVAQWIKEQG